A region from the Aquimarina sp. ERC-38 genome encodes:
- a CDS encoding ABC transporter ATPase, with amino-acid sequence MLVDFEQLPNSSRIWIYQADRSLSPVELQEIKEKLDTFIESWTAHGAHLQAGYDIKYKRFITIGLDQEVANATGCSIDASVHFIQQLEKDYRINLLDKMNVSFKQGEFVAYKTLTDFKKMAKNRSVSPNTIVFNNLVTNKGEYLSNWEVPAKDSWHNRFLN; translated from the coding sequence ATGCTTGTTGATTTTGAACAATTACCGAATTCTTCCAGAATATGGATTTACCAGGCAGATCGTTCTTTAAGCCCGGTTGAACTGCAAGAGATAAAAGAGAAATTAGACACTTTTATTGAAAGCTGGACTGCACACGGAGCTCATCTACAGGCAGGTTATGACATTAAGTATAAACGATTTATCACTATTGGTTTGGATCAAGAAGTAGCAAATGCTACAGGATGTTCTATCGATGCATCCGTTCACTTTATCCAACAATTAGAAAAGGATTACCGGATTAATTTATTGGATAAAATGAATGTTTCCTTTAAACAAGGAGAATTCGTTGCCTATAAAACACTTACTGATTTTAAAAAAATGGCTAAAAACCGTTCTGTTTCCCCAAACACTATTGTATTTAACAACTTGGTTACCAACAAAGGGGAATATCTTTCCAACTGGGAAGTCCCGGCAAAGGATAGTTGGCATAACCGTTTTTTAAACTAA
- a CDS encoding sulfatase — MKTFKMLVHLAKIQTVVAVILSINTGWTQTSKKPNVVFILIDDFGWNDVGYNGSTFYETPHLDQLSKEFMRFDRCYTPSPMCSPTRVSIITGKNPARHGVTQWLPGRANWPGKPKTLQKVLCPAPQVSGINRNETTLAEALQKVGYDTGFFGKWHMGKFSETGDPSAHGFATQKAVIEENSCAMFYPFKDHKEYFPEAVPGDNFTDLLTESAIEFIDKKRSEPFFLYLSHFAMHAPIASKKEELQKFTEKAKLLPNLSKEEKKIKDPYAHKPYNSRQDSPDYAGELATLDENIGKLVQHLKDSNQFENTIIIITGDNGGRTSFFHSPPTAVMPLRGGKTFNFDGGLRTPLLIHCPGITRPNQQDSTVITSIDFYPTILEMIGQPLLPNQHQDGVSLVPLMKDKTIEKRNVYWHFPHYQGEGSYPTSAIMDGAYKLIVNYHQEDVLLFNVFEDIGETHNLAKSMPDKVLEMQKNLSEYLKSTNALIPKANPDYVHQ, encoded by the coding sequence ATGAAAACATTTAAAATGTTAGTCCATTTAGCAAAAATTCAAACCGTTGTTGCAGTCATCCTTTCAATAAATACAGGTTGGACCCAAACTTCTAAAAAACCAAATGTTGTTTTTATCCTGATTGATGACTTTGGCTGGAATGATGTAGGTTACAACGGCTCTACCTTCTATGAAACTCCCCATTTAGACCAACTGTCTAAAGAATTTATGCGTTTCGACAGATGTTATACGCCTAGTCCGATGTGTTCACCTACACGTGTGAGTATAATAACCGGTAAAAACCCGGCTAGACATGGAGTCACGCAATGGCTACCGGGACGAGCCAACTGGCCGGGAAAACCAAAAACACTACAAAAGGTCTTGTGCCCCGCTCCACAAGTTAGTGGTATCAATCGTAACGAAACCACACTTGCGGAAGCACTACAAAAAGTTGGCTATGACACTGGTTTTTTTGGAAAATGGCACATGGGTAAGTTTAGTGAAACGGGAGATCCTTCTGCACACGGATTTGCTACGCAAAAAGCAGTCATTGAAGAAAATAGTTGTGCTATGTTCTACCCGTTTAAAGACCATAAAGAATATTTTCCAGAGGCGGTACCAGGTGATAATTTCACGGATTTACTAACGGAGAGTGCCATTGAATTTATAGATAAAAAACGTTCGGAACCCTTCTTTCTTTACTTATCTCATTTCGCAATGCACGCCCCTATTGCTTCAAAAAAAGAGGAATTACAGAAGTTCACAGAAAAAGCCAAATTACTTCCAAACCTTTCAAAAGAAGAGAAAAAAATCAAGGATCCTTATGCGCATAAACCCTATAACAGTCGCCAGGACTCCCCTGATTATGCAGGTGAACTAGCTACCCTAGATGAGAATATTGGGAAACTTGTTCAACATTTAAAAGATAGTAATCAGTTTGAAAATACGATCATTATCATTACGGGTGATAATGGTGGCAGAACTTCGTTCTTTCACTCTCCACCCACAGCGGTAATGCCTCTAAGGGGGGGTAAAACTTTTAATTTTGACGGCGGATTACGAACCCCTTTGTTAATACATTGTCCGGGGATTACCAGGCCCAATCAGCAGGATAGTACCGTAATTACAAGTATTGATTTTTATCCGACGATCTTAGAGATGATCGGTCAACCATTATTGCCTAATCAACATCAGGACGGTGTAAGTCTTGTACCTTTGATGAAAGATAAAACTATTGAAAAGCGTAACGTATATTGGCATTTTCCTCATTATCAAGGCGAAGGAAGCTACCCTACCAGCGCTATAATGGACGGAGCATATAAATTAATTGTAAATTATCATCAAGAGGACGTTCTGCTATTTAATGTTTTTGAAGATATTGGTGAAACTCACAACCTTGCAAAATCAATGCCTGACAAAGTGTTAGAAATGCAAAAAAACCTTTCTGAATACCTTAAAAGTACAAATGCTTTGATCCCAAAAGCCAATCCTGATTATGTACATCAATAA
- a CDS encoding GH116 family glycosyl hydrolase yields the protein MNIKKLFFNYYIVVVLLSISSVAFAQKDRDKAYIPLEKNISDDYINSLFKKGDQKIYSKEELKHISMPCGGIGTGQVEVTGYGELIFSESIYNQQQQPNAGFGLSTGYQYIHPQELQQKLPNEFTVIIKPKGAEAIVKPLNDKGFDAIEFIGEYPIAQIAYRNTDTQIPVDIKSEVFSPFVPHDLRSSSNPVTILKYAITNNSKTKVEVTLAGWLKNADFPVEGAVNQTNTLKKSKGLSAVSLEMQTLKNIDSINKHPGLGGVSIGVMDSKAIYSVASESSEEFIKQLVKGNVSQAKKYTSDKAIGSGLSSTVSLTPNETKEITFLISWYFPNYYENGRRYEQLMNEAPGLVGHLYNNWYQHSFDVATYVTNNFDSLYNNTKLYRDTYFDTTLPYWLANRISMPLSTLAAGNIAIWQNGRMYGYEGIGFCQGTCGHVYNFVVPISKLFPELERSVRLQQDFNSSGSYSAYSKSGRINFRGYGVDDPNAKHAYASDAQSGYVLKAYREHLMSTDNTFLNKVWEQVKGAIGYQIYKDGAEIGLEPNGVLEGIQTFWDPMWYGPNPYNNSLYLAALRAVEEMAKIQGEFDLAKRYRSLFEKGQAFMEEQLWNGEFYMHLYPNGFRAKKAGNGFIAPENTEINAERFIKNFNSGGANYYEGGGCDAQQLFGQNWARQLGLGYILPKEHCAIAAANIFKYNWTPDISTIYDYFEPNARKLADKGEAAMVNGSWPHKKSLWFENRHDKYNIWSGLEYEASCDMINEGLVKEGLIIIRSIHDRYDGVKRNPWNEIEGSDHYSRAMQSWNVLLSLSGFTYNGPAMEIGFTPKFKPEDFKTFFSAAEGWGTFEQKRENKQQKNKITLRFGSLKLKKINLDMDSTQKFQKAQVLLNGKKIKSEFESEDTNAFIRFQSPLQIKKDDELLITLL from the coding sequence ATGAACATAAAAAAGTTGTTTTTTAACTATTATATTGTAGTAGTATTGCTTTCAATTTCAAGTGTAGCATTCGCTCAAAAAGATCGGGATAAAGCTTATATCCCTTTAGAAAAGAATATATCAGATGACTATATAAATTCACTATTTAAAAAAGGGGATCAAAAAATATATTCAAAAGAAGAATTAAAGCATATTTCAATGCCTTGTGGGGGTATAGGTACGGGGCAGGTAGAAGTTACTGGTTATGGTGAGTTGATTTTTTCAGAATCTATTTATAACCAACAACAACAACCCAATGCAGGTTTTGGACTTTCGACAGGTTATCAATATATACATCCTCAAGAATTACAGCAGAAGTTACCGAATGAATTTACAGTGATTATTAAACCAAAAGGAGCAGAAGCAATTGTCAAACCTTTAAACGACAAGGGGTTTGATGCTATTGAATTTATAGGGGAATATCCTATAGCTCAAATCGCATATCGTAACACTGATACGCAAATACCCGTAGATATAAAATCCGAAGTGTTCTCTCCCTTTGTTCCGCATGATTTACGAAGTTCATCAAACCCGGTGACTATACTTAAATACGCTATAACTAATAATAGTAAAACAAAAGTTGAAGTAACCTTGGCAGGTTGGCTAAAAAATGCCGATTTTCCGGTGGAAGGAGCAGTTAACCAGACTAATACGCTGAAAAAGTCAAAAGGATTAAGTGCTGTCTCTTTAGAAATGCAAACTTTAAAAAATATTGATTCCATAAATAAACATCCTGGATTAGGTGGTGTCTCTATTGGTGTTATGGACTCAAAAGCTATATACTCAGTTGCAAGTGAATCATCGGAAGAATTTATTAAACAATTAGTAAAGGGGAATGTAAGTCAAGCAAAAAAGTATACATCAGATAAAGCTATAGGATCAGGCTTAAGTTCAACCGTATCTTTAACTCCAAATGAAACTAAAGAAATTACTTTTTTAATATCCTGGTATTTTCCGAATTATTACGAAAATGGCCGGCGATATGAGCAACTTATGAATGAAGCTCCAGGGTTAGTAGGGCACTTGTATAATAATTGGTATCAACATTCTTTTGATGTTGCTACTTATGTCACAAATAATTTTGATAGCTTATATAATAATACTAAGCTTTATAGAGACACCTATTTTGATACTACATTGCCGTATTGGTTAGCGAATCGTATATCTATGCCACTATCTACCCTAGCAGCAGGTAACATTGCAATTTGGCAAAACGGACGCATGTACGGATATGAAGGAATTGGATTTTGCCAGGGAACTTGCGGACATGTATATAATTTTGTAGTTCCTATTTCCAAATTATTTCCGGAATTAGAACGATCTGTGAGGCTTCAACAGGATTTTAATAGTTCCGGTTCTTACAGTGCCTATAGTAAATCAGGGCGTATTAACTTTAGAGGTTATGGTGTGGATGACCCAAATGCTAAACATGCTTACGCTTCTGATGCACAAAGTGGTTATGTTTTAAAAGCATATAGAGAACATTTAATGTCAACGGATAATACTTTCCTAAATAAAGTTTGGGAGCAGGTCAAAGGTGCAATCGGCTACCAAATTTATAAAGACGGAGCGGAAATAGGACTTGAACCTAATGGTGTTCTTGAAGGAATTCAAACCTTTTGGGATCCGATGTGGTATGGACCAAATCCGTATAACAATTCCCTATACCTTGCAGCTTTAAGAGCAGTAGAAGAAATGGCAAAAATTCAGGGTGAATTTGACTTAGCCAAACGTTATCGTTCCTTATTTGAGAAAGGACAAGCATTTATGGAAGAACAATTATGGAACGGAGAATTTTATATGCATTTATACCCTAACGGATTCAGAGCAAAAAAAGCAGGTAACGGTTTTATTGCGCCTGAAAATACTGAAATTAATGCAGAAAGATTCATCAAAAATTTTAATAGTGGCGGTGCTAATTATTATGAAGGTGGGGGTTGTGACGCACAACAACTATTCGGTCAAAACTGGGCTCGTCAATTAGGTTTGGGTTATATTTTACCTAAAGAACATTGTGCCATAGCAGCAGCGAATATTTTCAAGTATAATTGGACACCGGATATAAGTACTATATATGATTACTTTGAGCCAAATGCCAGAAAATTAGCCGACAAAGGAGAGGCAGCGATGGTAAATGGTAGCTGGCCCCATAAAAAATCATTATGGTTTGAAAACAGACATGATAAATACAATATTTGGTCAGGATTAGAGTATGAAGCCAGTTGTGATATGATTAATGAAGGATTAGTCAAAGAAGGTCTTATCATTATACGTTCGATTCATGATCGATATGACGGGGTAAAGCGTAACCCCTGGAATGAAATAGAAGGTTCCGACCACTATTCCAGAGCTATGCAATCCTGGAATGTACTACTTTCTTTAAGTGGGTTTACTTATAACGGACCTGCCATGGAAATAGGATTTACCCCTAAATTTAAACCGGAAGATTTCAAAACCTTTTTTTCTGCTGCAGAGGGCTGGGGAACTTTTGAACAAAAAAGAGAAAATAAACAACAGAAAAATAAAATTACGCTTCGTTTCGGATCGCTTAAACTAAAAAAAATAAATCTAGATATGGATAGCACCCAAAAATTTCAGAAGGCTCAAGTATTACTAAATGGTAAAAAAATCAAAAGTGAATTTGAATCAGAAGATACAAATGCTTTTATTAGATTTCAATCTCCACTTCAAATTAAAAAAGACGATGAGCTTTTAATAACACTTCTATGA
- a CDS encoding glycoside hydrolase family 3 N-terminal domain-containing protein has protein sequence MWQHFKVFSIPVFVFFLLVAPTYGQQEDPLLVKGKEDQQQFWVDSIYNTMNLKQKVGQLFMVDVFSSGTKEDFANVQKLIKDFYIGGIIFSKGGPGRQARLTNQFQEKSTIPLLIGMDAEWGLAMRLDSVQPFPWNMTLGAIQDLELIKQTGQHIAQNCKRLGVHINFAPVVDINTNPQNPIIGNRSFGEDKEGVTQKSLAFLQGMQSQGVLASAKHFPGHGDTDQDSHKTLPTINFDSKRINEVELYPYKELFKNGLESVMTAHLNIPSLESRVGFPSSASDKIVTDILKKQLEFKGLIITDALNMKGASDFKTPGELDLATFMAGNDILLISEDVPLASQKIVSAYYAGQITEERLSISVKKILKAKYKVGLNKYQPVSLFNLTNDLNSFKDAALRDQLYEASLTLVKNYKSVLPVKNLDIKKIAYVSFGKGDAQPFYEELNKYAKVDWVKSGQLNDLTKKLREYNHVIIGHHSLNTSPWTKYQLSEKELDWVQEIAKLNTTIFTLFASPYALLDFKSFKNYEGVLVSYQNSVLAQQKSAQLLFGAIDAKGKLPVSVNKEFQINHGLETRAMNRLSYGVPETVGLNSIGLKRIDSVVYRVLNEKMAPGLQLLVARKGKVVFNKSYGFHTYDKKRPVKNTDIYDLASLTKILGTLPLVMELVDQGVIDLKTRVGELLPSFKGSNKEYITVRSMLSHYARLKAWIPFYLKTMDSITAKPDKRYYRNKLNKEFNVEVTNNLYLREDMKDSLLLQIKDSELRKRLQYKYSDLPYYILKTFIEKHYDGSLSELTANHFYQPLGAYRMGYLPLQRFNKKEIVPSEDDVTFRNQIVHGYVHDQGAAMMGGVGGHAGLFSNANDVAKIMQMYLNGGSYGGKQYLKKETIEAFNTCTYCYKKVRRGIGFDKPQLGSVGPTCGCVSDTSFGHSGFTGTFTWADPEEEIVYVFLSNRTFPDASNRKLIVNDIRSEIQRIIYEAIE, from the coding sequence GTGTGGCAACATTTTAAAGTTTTTTCTATTCCTGTATTTGTATTTTTCCTTTTGGTGGCCCCCACGTATGGTCAGCAGGAAGATCCCCTTTTAGTCAAAGGAAAAGAAGATCAACAACAGTTCTGGGTAGATAGTATTTACAATACGATGAACCTAAAACAAAAGGTAGGACAACTATTTATGGTAGATGTTTTCTCTTCAGGTACTAAAGAAGACTTTGCTAATGTTCAAAAATTAATTAAAGATTTTTATATTGGAGGTATTATCTTTTCTAAGGGAGGACCCGGACGTCAAGCTCGATTAACCAATCAATTTCAGGAAAAAAGTACGATTCCCCTACTAATCGGTATGGACGCAGAATGGGGGCTTGCTATGCGTTTGGATTCCGTACAGCCATTTCCTTGGAATATGACTCTGGGCGCCATTCAGGATCTGGAATTGATTAAACAAACCGGTCAGCATATTGCCCAAAACTGTAAACGCCTGGGGGTTCATATCAACTTTGCTCCGGTAGTAGATATCAATACTAACCCTCAAAATCCAATTATTGGTAACCGCTCTTTTGGAGAAGATAAAGAAGGTGTTACCCAAAAGTCTTTGGCCTTTTTACAAGGAATGCAATCCCAGGGTGTTTTGGCAAGTGCAAAGCATTTTCCCGGACATGGAGATACGGATCAGGATTCGCATAAAACCTTACCTACCATTAATTTTGATTCCAAGCGTATTAATGAAGTAGAGTTATATCCCTACAAAGAACTATTTAAAAATGGGTTAGAAAGCGTGATGACCGCACATTTAAATATTCCTTCGCTGGAATCTCGCGTCGGGTTTCCTTCATCTGCATCAGATAAAATTGTTACGGATATTTTAAAAAAACAGCTTGAGTTTAAAGGCCTGATTATAACGGATGCTCTTAATATGAAAGGAGCTTCGGATTTTAAAACTCCGGGCGAACTAGACTTAGCTACTTTTATGGCAGGTAACGATATCCTGTTAATTTCTGAAGATGTCCCTTTGGCTTCGCAAAAAATAGTATCCGCTTACTATGCAGGACAGATAACAGAGGAGCGCTTATCTATTTCAGTGAAGAAAATTCTAAAAGCAAAATATAAAGTGGGATTAAATAAGTACCAACCGGTTTCTTTATTTAATCTTACAAATGATTTAAATTCTTTTAAAGATGCTGCCTTAAGAGATCAGCTTTACGAGGCATCCTTGACTTTGGTTAAAAATTACAAATCCGTTTTACCGGTTAAAAATTTAGATATTAAAAAGATCGCTTATGTATCTTTTGGGAAAGGGGATGCACAACCTTTCTATGAAGAATTAAATAAATATGCTAAAGTAGATTGGGTAAAATCAGGGCAATTAAATGATTTGACTAAAAAACTGCGGGAGTATAATCACGTCATCATAGGACATCATTCTTTAAATACTTCGCCCTGGACTAAATATCAATTAAGTGAAAAAGAATTAGACTGGGTACAGGAAATTGCAAAGCTTAATACCACCATTTTTACTTTATTTGCCAGTCCGTATGCATTGCTGGACTTTAAATCTTTTAAAAATTACGAAGGAGTTTTAGTATCTTATCAAAATAGTGTACTAGCACAGCAAAAATCGGCTCAGCTTCTTTTCGGAGCCATTGATGCTAAAGGTAAATTACCCGTGAGTGTTAATAAGGAATTTCAGATTAACCATGGGTTAGAAACCCGGGCTATGAATCGGCTTTCTTACGGAGTACCGGAAACAGTTGGATTGAATAGTATTGGTTTAAAACGTATTGATTCTGTAGTATACCGGGTGTTAAACGAAAAAATGGCACCGGGTTTACAATTACTGGTAGCCCGAAAGGGTAAAGTGGTTTTTAACAAAAGTTACGGTTTTCATACGTATGATAAAAAACGCCCGGTAAAAAATACGGATATTTATGATTTGGCTTCTTTAACTAAGATTTTAGGTACGTTACCTTTAGTTATGGAACTGGTAGATCAGGGGGTTATTGATTTAAAAACAAGAGTAGGTGAATTGCTACCTTCTTTTAAGGGTTCTAATAAAGAGTATATCACCGTACGATCTATGCTATCGCACTATGCAAGGTTAAAAGCCTGGATTCCGTTTTACTTAAAAACAATGGACTCAATAACTGCAAAACCGGATAAAAGATATTATCGAAATAAGTTGAATAAAGAGTTTAATGTGGAGGTGACTAATAATTTATATTTAAGGGAGGATATGAAGGATTCCTTACTATTACAAATTAAAGATAGCGAACTTAGAAAGAGGTTGCAATATAAATACAGTGATCTACCTTATTATATTTTAAAAACGTTTATAGAAAAACACTATGATGGTTCTTTAAGCGAATTAACAGCAAATCATTTCTACCAGCCTTTGGGTGCCTATCGTATGGGCTACCTGCCATTGCAACGATTTAATAAAAAAGAAATTGTTCCATCAGAAGATGACGTCACTTTTAGGAATCAGATAGTTCATGGGTATGTACACGATCAGGGAGCTGCGATGATGGGAGGAGTAGGCGGACATGCCGGTCTGTTTTCTAATGCCAATGATGTGGCTAAAATAATGCAAATGTACCTGAACGGAGGAAGTTACGGAGGGAAGCAATACCTTAAAAAAGAAACTATAGAAGCATTTAATACCTGTACGTATTGTTATAAAAAAGTAAGAAGGGGCATTGGGTTTGATAAACCTCAATTAGGAAGCGTAGGACCTACCTGCGGGTGTGTGTCAGATACAAGTTTTGGTCATAGTGGCTTTACCGGTACTTTTACCTGGGCGGACCCCGAAGAAGAAATAGTATACGTATTTCTTAGTAACCGTACTTTTCCTGATGCTTCTAACCGGAAATTAATTGTAAATGATATTCGATCGGAAATACAGCGTATAATCTATGAAGCCATCGAATAA
- a CDS encoding RbsD/FucU domain-containing protein, with protein MNLNKLILLSLFILTTVSCDEQKPIIQNIEVTKKDNWKDVLEDQIKLLGHRNWIVVVDKAYPLQSNTGITTLLSDTGQLETLKYVADVIDRQQHIKPIIYVDKEIDFIEESAAPGISKYRESLRNLLEKESFNKIIHEDIITMLDKAADQFKIIIIKTDFTIPYTSVFFQLDCKYWNTESELLLRKKIINSKE; from the coding sequence ATGAATTTAAATAAACTTATTCTTTTAAGCCTATTTATTCTAACGACAGTATCCTGTGACGAACAAAAGCCAATTATCCAGAATATTGAGGTCACTAAAAAGGATAATTGGAAGGATGTACTAGAAGATCAAATCAAGCTTTTAGGGCATAGGAACTGGATAGTTGTTGTAGATAAAGCCTATCCGTTACAAAGTAATACAGGAATTACAACCTTATTGAGTGATACCGGACAATTAGAAACTTTAAAGTATGTGGCGGATGTAATTGATAGGCAACAACATATCAAACCTATTATTTACGTTGATAAAGAAATAGATTTTATAGAAGAAAGTGCTGCACCAGGAATTTCTAAATATCGCGAAAGTCTACGTAATTTATTAGAAAAAGAAAGCTTCAATAAAATCATTCATGAAGATATTATCACCATGTTAGATAAAGCAGCAGATCAATTTAAAATTATCATCATCAAAACTGATTTTACCATTCCATATACATCAGTATTTTTTCAATTGGATTGTAAATATTGGAATACCGAATCTGAACTACTATTAAGAAAAAAGATTATAAATTCTAAAGAATGA
- a CDS encoding (Fe-S)-binding protein: protein MSETIKVPTMAEYMAAGKQPEVLFWVGCAGSFDDRAKKITKAFVKLLHHAGVDFAVLGTEESCTGDPAKRTGNEFLFQMQAVTNIEVMNAYEIKKVVTACPHCFNTIKNEYPGLGGSYEVVHHTQFLKSLLEEGRLKVAGGKFKGKRITFHDPCYLGRANNVYEAPRELLEKLEVELIEMKRSKRNGLCCGAGGAQMFKEPEPGNKDVNIERTEDALETKPQVIAAGCPFCNTMMTDGIKNKEKEDTIEVLDVAEMIATAKDL, encoded by the coding sequence ATGAGTGAAACAATCAAAGTGCCAACAATGGCAGAATATATGGCCGCGGGTAAACAACCTGAAGTATTATTTTGGGTAGGGTGCGCTGGTAGTTTTGATGATAGAGCAAAAAAGATAACTAAGGCTTTTGTCAAATTGTTGCATCATGCTGGAGTGGATTTTGCCGTATTAGGTACCGAAGAAAGTTGTACCGGAGATCCGGCAAAAAGGACAGGAAATGAATTTTTATTTCAAATGCAAGCGGTTACTAATATCGAAGTAATGAATGCATATGAAATAAAGAAAGTAGTAACCGCCTGCCCACATTGTTTTAACACCATCAAAAATGAATATCCCGGATTGGGAGGTTCCTACGAAGTGGTACATCATACGCAATTTTTAAAATCTCTTTTAGAAGAAGGCCGTTTAAAGGTGGCGGGAGGTAAATTTAAAGGAAAACGTATTACCTTTCATGATCCTTGTTATTTAGGACGAGCTAATAATGTATATGAAGCCCCTAGGGAGCTACTGGAAAAACTAGAGGTAGAACTTATAGAGATGAAACGTAGTAAACGTAACGGATTATGTTGCGGAGCCGGTGGGGCACAAATGTTTAAAGAACCCGAACCCGGAAATAAAGACGTTAATATCGAGCGTACTGAAGATGCCCTGGAAACAAAACCCCAGGTAATTGCGGCAGGTTGTCCTTTTTGTAATACTATGATGACTGACGGAATTAAAAACAAAGAGAAAGAAGACACGATAGAAGTACTTGACGTGGCCGAAATGATTGCTACTGCAAAAGATTTATAA
- a CDS encoding (Fe-S)-binding protein → MQYIPNIIFILLLVAGIGYFTLNIRKVIRNIKLGKEVDRTDRKPERWKHMAKIALGQTKMVRRPIAGILHLIVYVGFIIINIEVLEIIIDGIFGTHRIFAPLGTVYNILIGSFEILAFLVLVSVLIFWIRRNVLNIYRFKSLKGWPKQDGNIILYFEVVLMVLFLTMNAADLQLQNLGAEHYQRAGSFPISQFLLPLFDGMSIENLIIVERTAWWLHIIGILIFLNYLYFSKHLHILLAFPNTFFANLKPQGKFDNLDSVTDEVKLMMDPSADPFAAPAEGDAEAIPESFGASDVTDLNWAQLLNAYTCTECGRCTSECPANQTGKKLSPRKIMMDTRDRLVEVGENIDKNGSFQDDGKKLLNDYITPEELWACTTCNACVEACPVSINPLSIIVDLRRYLVMEQSAAPGDLNNMMSNIENNGAPWPFNQMDRLNWSKD, encoded by the coding sequence ATGCAATATATTCCTAATATTATTTTTATACTTCTGTTAGTAGCAGGGATAGGGTATTTCACTTTGAATATCCGTAAAGTCATACGTAACATTAAATTAGGTAAAGAAGTAGACCGAACGGATCGTAAACCGGAACGCTGGAAGCATATGGCTAAGATCGCTTTGGGGCAGACTAAAATGGTTCGTAGGCCTATTGCTGGTATTTTACATTTGATCGTTTACGTAGGTTTTATCATTATTAATATTGAAGTCCTGGAAATTATTATTGATGGCATTTTTGGTACACATCGTATTTTTGCACCCTTAGGTACTGTTTATAATATATTAATAGGTTCTTTTGAAATTTTGGCTTTTTTAGTATTAGTTAGCGTATTAATTTTTTGGATACGACGAAATGTGTTGAATATTTATCGTTTTAAAAGTTTAAAAGGTTGGCCTAAGCAAGATGGAAATATCATTTTGTATTTTGAAGTGGTGTTGATGGTTTTGTTTTTAACTATGAATGCTGCGGATTTACAATTGCAAAACCTGGGAGCAGAACATTATCAGAGAGCTGGATCATTCCCTATCAGTCAGTTTTTATTACCATTATTTGATGGGATGTCCATTGAAAACCTGATAATAGTGGAGCGAACCGCTTGGTGGCTTCATATAATAGGTATTTTGATTTTTTTAAATTACTTATATTTTTCAAAACATTTACATATTTTACTGGCTTTCCCAAATACATTTTTTGCCAATTTAAAACCACAGGGTAAATTTGATAACTTGGATTCGGTTACCGATGAGGTTAAATTAATGATGGACCCGAGTGCAGATCCTTTTGCTGCTCCGGCAGAAGGAGATGCCGAAGCAATTCCCGAATCTTTCGGAGCCTCTGATGTAACGGATTTAAATTGGGCACAATTGTTAAATGCATATACCTGTACGGAATGTGGGCGTTGTACCAGTGAATGTCCGGCAAATCAGACGGGTAAAAAGCTATCTCCACGTAAAATCATGATGGATACCCGAGATCGCCTGGTAGAAGTGGGGGAGAATATTGACAAAAACGGTTCTTTTCAGGATGATGGAAAAAAATTATTAAATGATTACATTACCCCGGAAGAACTTTGGGCCTGTACTACCTGCAATGCCTGTGTTGAAGCATGTCCGGTAAGTATCAATCCGCTATCTATTATTGTTGATTTAAGGCGATACCTGGTAATGGAGCAGAGTGCTGCCCCGGGAGATTTAAATAATATGATGTCCAATATAGAAAATAATGGAGCTCCCTGGCCGTTTAATCAAATGGATCGATTAAACTGGAGTAAGGACTAA
- a CDS encoding phosphoheptose isomerase, translating to MKKEDVDKLLSKKIEDGESISPVLPEGVKNYLIDIDGTITEDVPNEEPERMETCIPFPDALHTLNKWYDEGHRICFFTSRTEEHREVTEKWLQKHDFKYHSLLMGKPRGGNYHWIDNHLVKATRYTGKFTELVERVVTIEVFDDGKHD from the coding sequence ATGAAAAAAGAGGATGTAGACAAATTGTTGAGTAAAAAAATTGAAGATGGAGAAAGTATCAGCCCCGTATTACCCGAAGGAGTAAAAAATTACCTGATTGATATTGATGGTACCATCACTGAGGATGTTCCTAACGAAGAGCCGGAACGTATGGAAACCTGTATCCCTTTCCCGGATGCTTTACATACTCTGAATAAATGGTATGATGAAGGGCATAGAATTTGTTTTTTTACTTCTAGAACAGAAGAACACAGAGAAGTAACAGAAAAATGGTTACAAAAGCACGATTTTAAATACCATAGTTTATTAATGGGAAAACCAAGAGGTGGAAATTATCATTGGATTGATAATCACCTGGTAAAAGCAACTCGTTATACTGGTAAATTTACAGAATTGGTAGAGCGGGTGGTTACTATCGAAGTTTTTGACGATGGTAAACACGATTGA